TATAAAAAAGCATCCGCGCTGTTTCGTTCAGCCGGACTTCCGATTCCCCTCGATGTGGATGAGACGCGCAAGCTGGTCATTCCCTTGCCGGAGGCAGGAATGGAATTTATTCTGGCGAAGCCGGTGGATGTGCCGACTTATGTGGAATACGGTGTCGCGGATATCGGAATCGTTGGCAAAGATGTGCTGATGGAAGAGAACAAAGACGTCTATGAGCTGCTCGATCTCGGTATCGCAAGGTGCCGGATGTCGGTTATCGGCTTACCGGACTGGAAGCCGGGCATACGTCAGCGGGTTGCCACCAAATATCCGAATGTAGCTTCGCAGTATTTCCGTGAACAAGGCCAGCAGGTTGAAGTTGTTAAGCTGAACGGTTCCATCGAGCTTGCACCGCTTATCGGCTTAGCCGACCGGATCGTGGATATGGTGGAAACGGGCCAAACGCTCAAGGAGAACGGACTTATAGAGATGACCAGCATTTTTGAAATTACAAGTCGCCTGATTGCCAATCGCGTCAGCTATCGGATGAAGAATGATGAAATTCAGGCATTGTGTGATCGGCTGCAAATGGTCATTATGTCTGAGGGAGCGAATATACAGCGCTAAGAAACGAAGTATAAACAAAGATGAGCATGGATAGATCGGACATATAGATTGTCGATTCGTAAGAAACGCTATGCATGTATGAGGTCAAATGTGATGCAAGCAGCGGGATTGGGGGAGATGAAGGTGAAGGTTGTATCAGCACGGGACTTTCAGCTGAAACGGGAAAATGATTATGGCACACCAGAGCAGAATGAAGTCGTGAAGGCGATTGTGCGGGATATTCGGTCTGAAGGAGATGTTGCCTTATTGCGGCATACCGAGCAATTGGACCGCGTCCGTCTTAAGGCAGATCAGCTTCGCGTAACGGATGAAGAGCTCCAGGAGGCTTATCATCATGTGGAGTCTTCGTTCGTGAAGGCGATTCAGGCCGCGGCGAATAATATTCGCGCTTTCCATGTGAAGCAGAAGCGTAATTCCTGGATGGATCTTCAAGCCGACGGCAGCATCTTGGGACAGATCATTCGTCCGTTGAAGCGTGTGGGTGTATATGTGCCCGGCGGGAAGGCAGCCTATCCTTCGTCCGTGCTGATGAACGTCATCCCGGCGCAGGTGGCAGGCGTGCCCGAGATTGTCATGGTCACCCCCCCGGCTACCGGCGGGAAGGATGGGATTAATCCCTATATCCTGGTCGCCGCAGCCGAGGCTGGCGTTACGGAGATCTACCGCGTAGGAGGAGCTCAGGCGATTGCGGCGTTGGCCTACGGTACGGAGAGCATCTCCCCCGTTGATAAAATCTGCGGTCCCGGCAATATTTACGTTGCGCTGGCCAAGCGAGAAGTGTACGGGGCGGTCAATATTGACAGCCTGGCCGGTCCGAGCGAGATTGCGGTATTGGCCGATGACAGCGCAGATGCTTCGTATATTGCGGCGGATTTGCTCTCCCAAGCAGAGCATGACGAGATGGCATCCGCCATTCTCGTGACGCCTTCACGCAAGCTGGGCGAGGCCGTTGCCACTGAAGTGCAGCGGCAGCTTGAACTTCTGCCGCGGCGTGACATCGCCCGCGCCTCCGTGGACACTTACGGCGCGGTGATCATCACGGAATCCCTTAGAGAAGGGATTGAAGTTATTAACCGTTTGGCGCCGGAGCATCTGGAAATCGTGACGGAGGAGCCGATGGCGATTGTGGGCCAGATCGAGAACGCGGGTGCGATCTTCCTCGGGCCATATAGCTCAGAGCCGGTAGGTGATTATTTTGCAGGACCGAATCATATCATCCCGACGAATGGGACGGCTCGGTTCGCATCGCCGGTTGATCTGGACGATTTCATTAAGAAATCAAGCTTGATCTACTACAGCAAGGAAGCCCTGCTGCGCGATGGCGAGCAGATTATGGAGCTGGCTCGGCGCGAAGGGCTTGAAGGCCATGCCCGGGCGATCGAGATTCGGCTTGAACAGGAGCGTTAAGCATCAAAGAGGAACATGAATGATTCGTTCATACTAGATACGTTTAGAGGAGGCAATCAACGTGAGCAGTTTGGATGCAGCAGCAAGATCAGCCGGCGTGAGCCGTAAAACCAATGAGACCGATATTGCCCTGGATTTCAATGTCGATGGAACCGGGATCTCGGAATTGGAAACCGATGTGCCGTTTCTGAATCATATGCTTGATTTGTTTACGAAGCATGGGCAATTTGATCTTCGCGTCAAGGCGAAGGGAGATATTGAGATCGATGACCACCACACGGTGGAGGATATCGGGATTTGCCTGGGGCAGACGTTCCGCGAGGCGCTGGGCGATAAAAAAGGGATTAAGCGGTACGCCAGCGTGTTTGTACCGATGGATGAGGCGCTTGCTCAAGTCGTTGTAGATATCAGCAACCGTCCGCATTTTGAGTATCGGGCCGAGTATCCTTCGCAGCAGGTAGGCTCTTTTGATACTGAGCTTGTCCATGAATTTCTGTGGAAGTTGGCGCTGGAGGCGCGGATCACGCTGCATGTCATCGTTCATTACGGACACAATACCCACCATATGGTTGAAGCGGTATTTAAGGCGCTCGGCCGTGCATTGGATGAGGCGACTACCGTGGATCCGCGGGTGACCGGCGTGCCATCCACGAAGGGAGTGCTCTAATCGATGGCGATTGCAATCGTGGATTACGGCATGGGCAATCTGCACAGCGTCAGCAAAGCAGTGGAGCGGCTTGGATATAAGCCGCTCGTCACCGGGGAGCGAGAGGAGATTCTGGCGGCGGATGGCATCATTCTGCCTGGGGTCGGCGCGTTCGGCGATGCTATGGAGCAGCTGCGCGAAACCTCGCTGGACTCGGTCATGAAGGAAGCAGCGGAATCGGGGAAGCCGCTGCTGGGGATTTGCCTCGGCATGCAGCTCCTGTTCAGCCGGAGCGAGGAGCATGGCAAGTTTGAAGGGTTGGATATTTTGCCCGGATCGGTTGTACGGTTTACGGGTGGTGACTACAAGGTGCCGCATATGGGCTGGAATTCATTGCAGTTCGAGAAGCGGGAGCATCCGCTGTTTGCGGGACTTGAGGAAGGTCATGTGTATTTTGTCCACTCGTATCATGTTCTTCCTGAGGTTCAGGCTGACTTGCTGGCGGTTACCGATTACGGTCAGCCAGTGACAGCCATCGTGGGCCGCGATTCGGTGTATGGCATGCAGTTCCATCCCGAGAAGAGCGGGGAGCTTGGGATGAGCCTGCTTCGCAATTTCTTGGCTTTAACGTAATGTAAGGTGATCAAATAGACCAGAAGGAAAGTGGGAATGGGGATGTCCTCTTTTATCATATATCCGGCGATCGATATTCGCGGCGGCAAATGCGTCAGGCTCGTGCAAGGCGATTATAATCAAGAAACGGTATACAATGACAATCCGCTCGAGGTAGCCAAATCGTGGGAAGAGCAGGGCGGCACCTTTATTCATCTCGTGGATTTGGACGGAGCGAAGACAGGCCATCCGGTGAATGACGATATCATCGGGAAGATCGCAGCAAGCGTTCAGGTTCCGGTTCAGGTAGGCGGAGGTTTGCGCACGCTGGCGGATGTGGAGCGGCTGCTGTCGCTTGGCGTCAGCCGGGTTATCATCGGTACGGCAGCGATTGAAGATCGTGTCTTTACGGAAGAGGTGCTGGGCAAGTACGGGGATAAGGTGGCCATTGGGATCGACGCGCGCAACGGATACGTCGCAACTAGGGGCTGGTTGGAAACGTCGGAGGTTCAAGCCGAGGTGTTGGCTAAGGAGCTGGCAGCCAAAGGAGCGGAAACCTTTATCTTTACCGATATTTCCCGGGACGGGATGATGCAGGGGCCTAATGTGGAGGGGATTGTCTCGCTGGCGAAAGCCAGCGGCCGCTCGGTCATCGCTTCGGGCGGCGTGACGAAGCTGGACGATTTGCTGGCGCTCAGCGCGCACAGCGGCGAAGGTGTAGGCGGAGCGATCGTAGGCAAGGCGCTGTATACAGGCAATATTGACCTGAACGAGGCAATTACGAGAATCAAATAGGTCTGACTTAGGGTCCGTTCAAATAAGCGGTTGATCGATAGAGTTCATAGGGGAAGAGGGGAAAGGTATGCTGGCAAAACGGATCATACCTTGCCTGGACGTGAAGGACGGCCGGGTGGTGAAGGGTGTAAATTTTGTGAATCTCCGCGATGCGGGCGATCCCGTGGAATTGGCGGCGCTCTATGACCGGGAAGGCGCAGACGAGTTAGTCTTTCTGGATATTTCAGCATCGGTCGAAGGGCGGGCGACGATGGAGGAAGTCGTGCGGAAAACGGCAGGGGAAATTGCCATCCCTTTTACCGTGGGTGGAGGCATTTCGTCCGTTGAGGATATGAAGCGGATTCTGCGGGCAGGCGCGGATAAGATCGGGATGAATACGGCAGCGGTCAAGCAGCCGGAGCTGATCTCAGCCGGGGCACGCAAATTCGGCTCCCAATGCATCGTTGTGGCCATCGATGCCAAGTACAACGAAGCGTGGGGGGAATGGGAAGTATACACGCACGGCGGACGTACGCCTTCCGGCATCAAAGCGCTGGATTGGGTGAAGCAGGCGGAAAGCCTGGGTGCAGGCGAGATTCTGTTGACCAGCATGGATGCGGACGGGACGAAGGATGGGTTCGATCTATCACTTACCTCTGCCGTATCTTCAATGGTGCAGATCCCGGTCATCGCGTCCGGCGGTGCTGGCAAAGAGGATCACTTCTATGACGTGTTCACCACAGGCAAGGCGGATGCGGGTCTTGCCGCAACGATTTTCCATTATAAAGAGATCTCGATTCCTCATCTGAAGTTGCATCTTAGTCAAAAAGGAGTGGATATACGATGAGCGAAGATATGTTGAAGGATTTATCCCTGGAGCAGGTCAGCGAGCATATCCGTTGGGATGCCTCGGGCCTGGTGCCGGCGATTGTACAGGATGCACAGAGCAAGCAGGTGCTGATGATGGCTTATATGAATCGGGAGTCTCTTCGCTTGACGCTGGAAAGCGGCGAAACTTGGTTCTGGAGCCGTTCGCGCGAGGAGCTGTGGCATAAGGGGGCAACTTCCGGGAACGTCCAGACGGTCGTATCCATGACGTACGACTGTGATGGAGACACCCTCTTGCTGCTGGTGGATCCGAAGGGACCTGCTTGTCATACCGGACAAACAACCTGCTTCTACAATGAGATTACGGTTCAGGGGCAGAAGAGCGGGACTGCGAATAACCGTGCAGCTGCAGAGAGCGGGCGGTTTGCGGTTCTTGCCGAGCTGGAAGAAGTCATTGCCCAGCGTGAAGTGGAGCGGCCTGAAGGGGCTTATACGACTTACCTCTTTGATAAAGGGGTAGACAAAATTCTGAAGAAGGTGGGCGAAGAAGCTTCGGAAACGATCATCGCCGCCAAAAATAAAGACAACGCCGAGCTTAAGCTTGAAATCAGCGATCTGATCTATCACCTACTGGTACTTCTCCAGGAGCGCAAGCTCCCACTGGATGAGATCATGGATGAGCTGAGTCGCCGCCACGAACGGCCACGCCGCGATTAGGAGGTCTACCGATGCATATTGATTACCATACCCACCATGCCCGGTGCGGACATGCCGAGGGGCAGCTGGAGGAGTATGTACGGCGCGCCATTGAACTCGGGATGGATCAATTGGGCTTGTCGGATCATATGCCTTTGATTCACGTCAACCCGGAAACCTATTATCCGGAAATGGCCATGCCGATGGACGAGCTGCCGCGTTACGTGGAAGAGTGCCTGCAGCTGAAGGAACGCTACAAAGGACAGATTGACATTCGGATCGGTCTCGAAGGCGATTATATCGAGGGATACGAAGAACAGATTGAGCGGATTGTGAAGGACTATCCGTGGGATTATGTTATCGGCTCCGTACACTTTCTGGGTGAGTGGGATATTACGGATTACCGTCAGACCCAAGGCTGGGAGGACAAGGATCCGCTTGAGGTTTATCAGCAATATTATGATGCAGTGCAGAAAGCCGCCGCGACCGGCTTCTATGATATCATGGGCCATCTGGACGTGATCAAGCGGTTCGGTTATGGACCAGGCCCCGAACAGAAGCCGGACGTGATCGCTCTGGAACAAGCCGCGCTTGCGGCTGTGGCCCAAAGCGGGAAAGCCATGGAGCTGAATGCCTCCGGATTATCAAAGGCCTGTGAGGAAATGTTTCCGAGCCGCCGCATGCTGGAGGAAGCGATTAAGCTTGGCGTTCCGTTGACTTTAGGGTCGGATGCCCATCAGCCGAGGAAGCTGGGCGAGCATCTGGACCAGGCCAGAACACTGCTATCGGAGCTTGGCGTTCGGGAGATCGCGACCTTCCGTAACCGGAAGCGGGAGATGGTGCTTTTGAATGTTGAGGGAAACAATGTATAATAAAGATAAGCACTAATTGCAAACAGGTTTATTGCAGACGGCTGTTTTCTACTTCTAGAGACCCTTCTTCGAAGAGGTTGATGGAGGCGGGAACGGCCTGATTTGACGATAACGCTTTCAACGAGATCGTTGCATCAGCCATTATCAACCACTCTCGTCAGGAGGTCCTCATGTATCGTTCATTACGATTGTTCGCCGGAACTTCCAATCCGGCGCTTGCTGCAAATATCAGTAAGCAGTTGGGAGTTGAACCGGGAAAGATCAAGATTTCCCGCTTTCAGAGTGGCGAAGTTTATGTGCACTTTGAAGAGAGCATCCGCAATTGCGATGTTTTTCTGCTGCAGTCCTTTTCTCACCCTATCAATGAAATGTTCGTAGAGCTGCTGGTGATGATTGATGCCGCGAAGCGTGCTTCCGCCAGAACGATCAATATCATTGTGCCTTATTACGGTTATGCCAGACAGGAACGAAAGGCAGCACCGCGTGAGCCGATTTCGGCCAAAATGGTAGCCGATGTGCTGACCACAGCCGGGGCCAACCGCGTGATAACGATTGATCTGCATGCCCCTGCTATTCAGGGTTTCTTCAATATACCGGTGGATCATCTGACTGCGCTCGATCTGATTACGGAATATTTGAAGACCAAGAAAATTGAGAACCCGGTCATCGTATCCCCCGATGCCGGGCGGGCGAAGACAGCCGAGAAACTTGCGAGCCGCCTAGGATCGCCGTTTGCCATGATGATCAAGCAGCGTCCTGCCCATAACGAAGCCGTTATCACCCATGTCATTGGGGACGTGGCGGGGCGTACGCCGATTATTATCGAGGACTTGATTGATACAGGAACCACCATCGTACAAGTGGTCGAAGGTCTGAAGGAACGGGGAGCTAATGATGCCATTGTTTGTGCAACCCATGGGCTCTTCTCCGGTGAAGCACTAAGCCGTCTGGACCATGCTCATATCGAGGAAATCGTGGTCACAGACTCCATCGTGCTCCCGGATCATCACTGCAAGATGCGGCTTAAGGTGTTGTCTGTTGCGCCCATGTTGGCCCAGGCAACCCACATTATTACCGAGGGCGGCTCGATCGCCACTTTATTCAAAGACGCCGGTGTGTAAACTGGTGTCTTTTTTCTGCAAATGACGTTGAAACTTGTGTTATACTGTTGTGGATAGAGGAGCAAGTTAAAGGAGGTGCCTTGCTTTTCGTGAATGGTTATCCATATGGGTCAAGTGACCCCCACAATGTTATATCTATCGAGATGAATGCCAATTTCTTCTTCGATCGCGCGGTTCGTTCGCTTGATCGTTTCCAATATGACAGGGCTCTGAAATATTTTCGCAAAGCTGTTGAATATGAACCGGATAATCCGGTGAATCATTGCAATATGGCGGGTATATTATCAGAGACGGGAGATTATAAAGCTTCCAACGATGTGCTGGCTCACATTTTGGAGCAAGTTGACCCGTTGATGACGGAGTGCTACTTCTACATGGCGAACAATTACGCCAATATGGAACAGTTCGAGCAGGCGGAAGAAGCGCTTGTTACTTATCTGGAGGAAGACCCCAGTGGTCAGTTTCTGGATGAGGCCGAGGAGATGATGGAGCTGCTTCATTATGAGCTGAATCGTCCTGCCAAGCTGAACCGGATCAAGAGTCGTGAAGGCGTGGTTGAGCATGAGCATGCCCGGGCACTGCTTGAGGAAGGAAAATTCGCACAAGCGGTCAAGCTGTTGGAGGAAATCGTCAAGGATTATCCGGATTTTCTGGCTGCGCGCAACAATCTGGCTTTGGCCTATTATTATATGGGGCGCTTTGATACTGCGAAGCGTACCATTGGCGAGGTGTTGGATCAGGAACCAGGCAATCTGCACGGTTTATGCAATCTGGCTATCTTCTTTCAGCATGAAGGAAATCAGGAGCAGCGTGACCGATTGATGGACATGCTAACGGTGACGGTTCCTTTTCATCAGGA
Above is a window of Paenibacillus sp. FSL K6-1330 DNA encoding:
- the hisF gene encoding imidazole glycerol phosphate synthase subunit HisF codes for the protein MLAKRIIPCLDVKDGRVVKGVNFVNLRDAGDPVELAALYDREGADELVFLDISASVEGRATMEEVVRKTAGEIAIPFTVGGGISSVEDMKRILRAGADKIGMNTAAVKQPELISAGARKFGSQCIVVAIDAKYNEAWGEWEVYTHGGRTPSGIKALDWVKQAESLGAGEILLTSMDADGTKDGFDLSLTSAVSSMVQIPVIASGGAGKEDHFYDVFTTGKADAGLAATIFHYKEISIPHLKLHLSQKGVDIR
- the hisH gene encoding imidazole glycerol phosphate synthase subunit HisH; translated protein: MAIAIVDYGMGNLHSVSKAVERLGYKPLVTGEREEILAADGIILPGVGAFGDAMEQLRETSLDSVMKEAAESGKPLLGICLGMQLLFSRSEEHGKFEGLDILPGSVVRFTGGDYKVPHMGWNSLQFEKREHPLFAGLEEGHVYFVHSYHVLPEVQADLLAVTDYGQPVTAIVGRDSVYGMQFHPEKSGELGMSLLRNFLALT
- the hisA gene encoding 1-(5-phosphoribosyl)-5-[(5-phosphoribosylamino)methylideneamino]imidazole-4-carboxamide isomerase, producing the protein MSSFIIYPAIDIRGGKCVRLVQGDYNQETVYNDNPLEVAKSWEEQGGTFIHLVDLDGAKTGHPVNDDIIGKIAASVQVPVQVGGGLRTLADVERLLSLGVSRVIIGTAAIEDRVFTEEVLGKYGDKVAIGIDARNGYVATRGWLETSEVQAEVLAKELAAKGAETFIFTDISRDGMMQGPNVEGIVSLAKASGRSVIASGGVTKLDDLLALSAHSGEGVGGAIVGKALYTGNIDLNEAITRIK
- the hisD gene encoding histidinol dehydrogenase, with the translated sequence MKVVSARDFQLKRENDYGTPEQNEVVKAIVRDIRSEGDVALLRHTEQLDRVRLKADQLRVTDEELQEAYHHVESSFVKAIQAAANNIRAFHVKQKRNSWMDLQADGSILGQIIRPLKRVGVYVPGGKAAYPSSVLMNVIPAQVAGVPEIVMVTPPATGGKDGINPYILVAAAEAGVTEIYRVGGAQAIAALAYGTESISPVDKICGPGNIYVALAKREVYGAVNIDSLAGPSEIAVLADDSADASYIAADLLSQAEHDEMASAILVTPSRKLGEAVATEVQRQLELLPRRDIARASVDTYGAVIITESLREGIEVINRLAPEHLEIVTEEPMAIVGQIENAGAIFLGPYSSEPVGDYFAGPNHIIPTNGTARFASPVDLDDFIKKSSLIYYSKEALLRDGEQIMELARREGLEGHARAIEIRLEQER
- the hisIE gene encoding bifunctional phosphoribosyl-AMP cyclohydrolase/phosphoribosyl-ATP diphosphatase HisIE, which encodes MSEDMLKDLSLEQVSEHIRWDASGLVPAIVQDAQSKQVLMMAYMNRESLRLTLESGETWFWSRSREELWHKGATSGNVQTVVSMTYDCDGDTLLLLVDPKGPACHTGQTTCFYNEITVQGQKSGTANNRAAAESGRFAVLAELEEVIAQREVERPEGAYTTYLFDKGVDKILKKVGEEASETIIAAKNKDNAELKLEISDLIYHLLVLLQERKLPLDEIMDELSRRHERPRRD
- the hisJ gene encoding histidinol-phosphatase HisJ is translated as MHIDYHTHHARCGHAEGQLEEYVRRAIELGMDQLGLSDHMPLIHVNPETYYPEMAMPMDELPRYVEECLQLKERYKGQIDIRIGLEGDYIEGYEEQIERIVKDYPWDYVIGSVHFLGEWDITDYRQTQGWEDKDPLEVYQQYYDAVQKAAATGFYDIMGHLDVIKRFGYGPGPEQKPDVIALEQAALAAVAQSGKAMELNASGLSKACEEMFPSRRMLEEAIKLGVPLTLGSDAHQPRKLGEHLDQARTLLSELGVREIATFRNRKREMVLLNVEGNNV
- the hisG gene encoding ATP phosphoribosyltransferase, which codes for MAETLKVAMPKGRIYKKASALFRSAGLPIPLDVDETRKLVIPLPEAGMEFILAKPVDVPTYVEYGVADIGIVGKDVLMEENKDVYELLDLGIARCRMSVIGLPDWKPGIRQRVATKYPNVASQYFREQGQQVEVVKLNGSIELAPLIGLADRIVDMVETGQTLKENGLIEMTSIFEITSRLIANRVSYRMKNDEIQALCDRLQMVIMSEGANIQR
- the hisB gene encoding imidazoleglycerol-phosphate dehydratase HisB encodes the protein MSSLDAAARSAGVSRKTNETDIALDFNVDGTGISELETDVPFLNHMLDLFTKHGQFDLRVKAKGDIEIDDHHTVEDIGICLGQTFREALGDKKGIKRYASVFVPMDEALAQVVVDISNRPHFEYRAEYPSQQVGSFDTELVHEFLWKLALEARITLHVIVHYGHNTHHMVEAVFKALGRALDEATTVDPRVTGVPSTKGVL
- a CDS encoding ribose-phosphate pyrophosphokinase — protein: MYRSLRLFAGTSNPALAANISKQLGVEPGKIKISRFQSGEVYVHFEESIRNCDVFLLQSFSHPINEMFVELLVMIDAAKRASARTINIIVPYYGYARQERKAAPREPISAKMVADVLTTAGANRVITIDLHAPAIQGFFNIPVDHLTALDLITEYLKTKKIENPVIVSPDAGRAKTAEKLASRLGSPFAMMIKQRPAHNEAVITHVIGDVAGRTPIIIEDLIDTGTTIVQVVEGLKERGANDAIVCATHGLFSGEALSRLDHAHIEEIVVTDSIVLPDHHCKMRLKVLSVAPMLAQATHIITEGGSIATLFKDAGV